Proteins co-encoded in one Streptococcus pyogenes genomic window:
- a CDS encoding ribonuclease HII → MPTSIKAIKESLEAVTSLLDPLFQELATDTRSGVQKALKSRQKVIQAELAEEERLEAMLSYEKALYKKGYKAIAGIDEVGRGPLAGPVVAACVILPKYCKIKGLNDSKKIPKAKHETIYQAVKEKALAIGIGIIDNQLIDEVNIYEATKLAMLEAIKQLEGQLTQPDYLLIDAMTLDIAISQQSILKGDANSLSIAAASIVAKVTRDQMMANYDRIFPGYGFAKNAGYGTKEHLQGLKAYGITPIHRKSFEPVKSMCCDSTNP, encoded by the coding sequence ATGCCGACTAGTATTAAAGCTATTAAAGAAAGCTTAGAGGCCGTTACTAGCCTCTTGGACCCCCTCTTTCAAGAATTGGCAACCGACACTAGGTCAGGCGTCCAAAAAGCTCTAAAAAGCCGACAAAAGGTTATTCAGGCCGAGTTAGCAGAAGAAGAACGATTAGAAGCCATGCTTTCTTATGAAAAAGCTCTTTATAAAAAAGGTTATAAAGCCATTGCAGGTATTGATGAGGTGGGACGTGGTCCCTTAGCAGGTCCCGTTGTGGCAGCTTGTGTGATTTTACCTAAGTATTGTAAAATTAAAGGCCTTAATGATTCTAAAAAAATCCCTAAAGCTAAGCATGAGACCATTTATCAGGCAGTGAAAGAAAAGGCTTTGGCTATCGGTATCGGTATTATTGACAATCAGCTTATTGATGAGGTCAATATTTATGAAGCAACCAAACTGGCCATGCTAGAAGCCATTAAACAGTTGGAGGGCCAACTCACACAACCAGATTATCTCTTGATTGATGCCATGACATTGGATATTGCTATTTCGCAGCAGTCTATTCTTAAAGGCGATGCCAATTCCTTGTCTATTGCAGCAGCATCAATTGTAGCTAAGGTCACCAGAGATCAGATGATGGCTAACTATGATCGCATTTTTCCTGGTTATGGCTTTGCTAAAAATGCAGGCTATGGCACCAAAGAACATTTACAGGGATTAAAAGCTTACGGCATAACGCCTATCCATCGTAAAAGTTTTGAACCTGTTAAATCCATGTGCTGCGATTCAACTAATCCTTAA
- the dprA gene encoding DNA-processing protein DprA — protein sequence MNHFELYKLKKAGLTNKNILNILDYQKHQEKSLSLRDMAVVSGCKHPSHFIEAYKQLDIQNLKMEFKQFPSISILDKHYPMALKEIYNPPVLLFFQGNLDLLEKPKLAIVGSRRSSDTGVKSVRKILKELGNRFVIVSGLARGIDTSAHLACLKNGGQTIAIIGTGLDRFYPKENRELQTFLGKNHLVLTEYGPGEEALSYHFPERNRIIAGLSRGILVVEAKNRSGSLITCQIGIEEGRDIFAVPGNILDGKSEGCLQLIKEGATCVTSGMDILSEY from the coding sequence GTGAATCATTTTGAACTTTATAAGCTAAAGAAAGCTGGACTGACTAATAAAAACATTCTCAATATTCTTGACTACCAAAAACACCAGGAAAAATCGTTGTCACTTCGAGATATGGCCGTTGTTTCTGGTTGTAAGCATCCGTCTCACTTTATAGAAGCCTATAAGCAGTTAGATATTCAAAATTTAAAAATGGAATTTAAACAATTTCCTAGTATTTCTATCTTAGATAAGCATTACCCAATGGCATTGAAAGAAATATACAATCCACCTGTCCTCTTGTTTTTTCAGGGAAATTTAGACCTTCTTGAGAAACCTAAATTAGCCATTGTCGGCTCCAGACGCTCAAGCGATACCGGAGTAAAGTCTGTCCGTAAAATTCTTAAAGAACTCGGGAACCGTTTTGTGATTGTTAGCGGACTTGCTCGAGGTATCGACACTAGTGCTCATTTAGCCTGCCTTAAAAATGGGGGACAAACTATCGCTATTATTGGAACAGGATTGGATCGCTTTTACCCTAAAGAAAATAGGGAGTTGCAAACTTTCTTAGGGAAAAATCATCTTGTGCTAACAGAATACGGTCCAGGAGAAGAAGCTTTATCTTATCACTTTCCAGAACGGAATCGTATTATCGCAGGCCTTAGCCGAGGTATTCTTGTCGTTGAAGCAAAAAATCGTTCAGGTTCCTTGATTACTTGTCAAATTGGGATAGAAGAAGGCCGAGACATTTTTGCTGTCCCAGGAAACATTTTGGACGGGAAATCCGAAGGTTGCCTTCAGTTAATTAAAGAGGGAGCAACATGCGTCACATCGGGCATGGATATCCTTTCAGAGTACTAA
- the topA gene encoding type I DNA topoisomerase encodes MGTKTTTKPKTGTKKSTTKKKSTAKKNLVIVESPAKAKTIEKYLGRSYKVVASVGHIRDLKKSSMSIDFDNNYEPQYINIRGKGPLINSLKKEAKAAKKVYLASDPDREGEAISWHLSHILGLDPQDNNRVVFNEITKDAVKHAFVEPRQIDMDLVDSQQARRVLDRIVGYSISPILWKKVKKGLSAGRVQSVALKLIIDRENDIKAFVPKEYWSIDGLFKKGTKKFQATFYGINGKKTKLDNNNDVKEVLAKLTNEDFLVSKVDKKERRRNAPLPYTTSSLQQDAANKINFRTRKTMMVAQQLYEGIHLGENGTQGLITYMRTDSTRISPVAQNDAAQFIINRFGANYSKHGNRVKNTSGVQDAHEAIRPSSVNHTPDSIAKYLNKDQLKLYTLIWNRFVASQMTAAVFDTVKVNLEQNGVIFVANGSQMKFDGYMAVYNDSDKNKMLPEMAEGETVKKISTSPEQHFTQPPARYSEATLIKTLEENGVGRPSTYAPTLEVIQRRYYVKLSAKRFEPTELGEIVNKLIVEFFPDIVDVAFTAEMEGKLDQVEIGEEQWQHVIDQFYQPFVKELNKAESEIEKIQIKDEPAGFDCDVCGHPMVIKLGRFGKFYACSNFPECRNTKAITKEIGVTCPVCHKGQVIERKTKKNRIFYGCDQYPDCEFISWDLPIGRACPKSGDYLIEKKVRGGKQVMCSNETCDYKEEKIK; translated from the coding sequence TTGGGAACAAAAACTACAACTAAGCCAAAAACGGGTACTAAAAAGTCCACCACTAAAAAGAAATCAACAGCGAAAAAAAATCTCGTTATTGTTGAATCACCTGCCAAAGCTAAGACTATTGAAAAATATCTTGGACGCAGTTATAAAGTTGTTGCTTCGGTAGGACATATTCGTGACTTAAAAAAATCGTCTATGTCTATTGATTTTGATAATAATTATGAGCCACAATACATTAATATCCGTGGTAAGGGACCCCTTATCAATTCTTTAAAAAAAGAAGCCAAAGCTGCTAAAAAAGTTTATTTAGCTAGTGACCCGGATCGTGAGGGAGAGGCTATTTCTTGGCATTTGTCACATATCTTAGGACTTGATCCTCAAGATAATAACCGAGTGGTTTTTAATGAAATTACGAAAGATGCAGTTAAACATGCCTTTGTGGAGCCTCGTCAGATTGATATGGACTTGGTAGATTCTCAACAAGCACGTCGTGTTTTGGACCGTATTGTGGGATATTCCATTTCACCAATTCTTTGGAAAAAGGTCAAAAAAGGACTTTCAGCAGGACGTGTCCAGTCGGTTGCTTTAAAACTCATCATTGACCGTGAAAATGACATCAAAGCATTTGTTCCAAAGGAATACTGGTCTATTGATGGTCTTTTTAAAAAAGGAACTAAAAAGTTTCAAGCGACTTTTTACGGTATTAATGGCAAAAAAACAAAGCTTGACAATAACAACGATGTCAAAGAGGTATTAGCAAAGCTAACAAATGAAGATTTTCTTGTCAGCAAGGTTGACAAGAAAGAGCGACGTCGTAATGCTCCCTTACCTTACACAACATCATCTCTTCAACAAGATGCTGCTAATAAAATCAATTTCAGAACGCGTAAAACCATGATGGTAGCCCAACAACTGTATGAGGGGATTCATTTAGGAGAAAATGGAACTCAAGGTTTAATTACCTATATGCGTACGGATTCTACTCGTATCAGTCCAGTAGCACAAAACGATGCTGCTCAATTTATTATCAATCGCTTTGGAGCTAATTATTCAAAACATGGTAATCGTGTCAAAAATACCAGTGGTGTCCAAGATGCTCACGAGGCGATTCGTCCATCTAGTGTTAATCATACGCCAGACTCTATTGCCAAATACCTTAACAAGGATCAGTTAAAACTTTATACGCTTATTTGGAATCGTTTTGTGGCTAGCCAAATGACAGCAGCTGTTTTTGATACCGTAAAGGTGAACTTGGAGCAAAATGGCGTGATTTTTGTTGCCAATGGTAGCCAAATGAAGTTTGATGGTTACATGGCTGTTTACAATGATTCCGATAAAAACAAAATGTTACCTGAGATGGCAGAAGGAGAAACGGTTAAAAAAATATCGACCTCTCCAGAACAGCACTTTACGCAGCCACCAGCTCGTTATTCTGAAGCAACTCTAATTAAAACGCTAGAAGAAAATGGTGTTGGACGTCCATCAACTTACGCTCCAACCTTAGAAGTCATTCAACGCAGATACTATGTTAAATTGTCTGCTAAGCGCTTTGAGCCAACTGAGCTTGGGGAAATTGTCAACAAGCTTATTGTCGAATTTTTCCCAGATATTGTCGATGTTGCCTTTACTGCCGAGATGGAAGGTAAGCTAGATCAAGTTGAAATCGGAGAAGAACAATGGCAACATGTTATCGATCAATTCTATCAACCCTTTGTCAAAGAATTGAATAAGGCTGAGTCTGAAATTGAAAAGATTCAAATCAAAGATGAACCAGCTGGCTTCGACTGTGATGTTTGTGGTCACCCAATGGTCATTAAGTTAGGACGTTTTGGGAAATTTTACGCGTGTAGCAACTTCCCAGAGTGCCGTAATACAAAAGCCATCACTAAAGAAATTGGTGTTACTTGTCCGGTTTGTCATAAAGGACAAGTTATCGAGCGTAAAACCAAAAAAAATAGGATATTTTATGGTTGTGATCAGTATCCAGATTGTGAGTTTATCTCGTGGGATTTACCTATTGGACGTGCTTGCCCTAAGTCAGGTGACTATCTTATTGAGAAAAAAGTTCGTGGTGGCAAACAAGTAATGTGTAGCAATGAGACCTGTGATTACAAGGAAGAAAAAATTAAATAA
- a CDS encoding D-lactate dehydrogenase: MKLKLYNVRGEEAVLAKKWADDNGIEISLTESPLTPETVKEAEGFDGIANAQIGPLDDAIYPLLKEMGIKQIAQHSASVDMYNLDLATENDIIITNVPSYSPESIAEFTVTIVLNLIRHVELIRENVKKQNFTWGLPIRGRVLGDMTVAIIGTGRIGLATAKIFKGFGCKVVGYDIYQSDAAKAVLDYKESVEEAIKDADLVSLHMPPTAENTHLFNSDLFKSFKKGAILMNMARGAVIETQDLLDALDAGLLSGAGIDTYEFEGPYIPKNFEGQEITDSLFKALINHPKVIYTPHAAYYTDEAVKNLVEGALNATVEIIKTGTTTTRVN, from the coding sequence ATGAAATTAAAATTATATAATGTTAGAGGCGAAGAAGCAGTCTTAGCAAAAAAATGGGCTGATGACAATGGGATTGAGATTTCCTTGACGGAGTCTCCCTTAACTCCTGAAACGGTTAAAGAAGCTGAAGGCTTTGACGGGATTGCCAATGCCCAAATTGGTCCTTTAGATGATGCGATTTATCCTCTCTTAAAGGAAATGGGGATTAAACAAATCGCTCAGCACAGTGCTAGTGTCGATATGTATAACCTTGATTTGGCCACCGAAAATGACATTATTATCACAAATGTTCCTAGCTATTCTCCAGAATCCATTGCAGAATTTACGGTTACTATTGTCCTTAATTTAATTCGTCATGTGGAGTTGATTCGTGAAAATGTTAAAAAACAAAATTTCACTTGGGGACTCCCTATCCGCGGCCGTGTTTTAGGTGATATGACAGTTGCGATTATCGGAACTGGACGTATTGGTCTAGCTACTGCTAAAATCTTTAAAGGTTTTGGCTGCAAGGTCGTTGGATATGATATTTACCAAAGCGATGCTGCCAAAGCTGTCTTGGACTATAAGGAATCTGTAGAAGAAGCGATTAAAGATGCTGATCTTGTTTCCTTACACATGCCACCAACTGCAGAGAACACACACCTTTTCAATTCTGATTTATTTAAATCATTCAAAAAAGGGGCTATTTTGATGAATATGGCGCGTGGTGCCGTCATTGAGACGCAAGATTTACTGGATGCTTTGGATGCAGGCTTACTGAGCGGAGCTGGTATTGACACTTACGAATTTGAAGGACCTTATATACCTAAGAATTTTGAAGGTCAAGAAATTACAGATTCACTATTTAAAGCTTTGATTAACCATCCTAAGGTTATTTATACACCTCATGCAGCTTATTATACTGATGAAGCCGTTAAAAACCTAGTTGAAGGTGCCCTTAATGCTACAGTAGAGATTATCAAAACTGGGACAACGACAACTCGTGTTAACTAA
- a CDS encoding SatD family protein, which translates to MTYIALIGDIIQSKQLTDRSKVQKTLAAYLDDLNKTFAPYIISKLSLTLGDEFQGLFQVDTPIFHLIDLINHHMDIPIRFGVGVGSILTDINPDISIGADGPAYWHAREAIRYIHQKNDYGNTTLALRTGHHNQDDVLNSLLAAGDAIKANWRASQWEIFDTLLDLGIYEEYFDQQRLGKQLSLSSSALSKRLKSSHVKIYLRTRQSALNCLKQIKEETDD; encoded by the coding sequence ATGACATATATAGCGCTTATTGGAGATATTATCCAGTCCAAACAATTGACGGATCGTTCCAAAGTTCAAAAAACTTTAGCAGCTTATTTAGACGACCTCAACAAAACCTTTGCTCCTTATATTATTTCTAAATTATCCCTAACGTTGGGAGATGAATTTCAAGGACTTTTTCAGGTGGATACTCCTATTTTCCATCTGATTGATTTGATTAATCATCACATGGATATCCCTATTCGATTTGGAGTAGGAGTAGGTTCTATTCTAACAGACATCAATCCTGATATTAGTATTGGGGCTGATGGACCTGCTTATTGGCATGCTCGTGAGGCTATTCGTTATATTCATCAAAAAAATGATTATGGTAATACTACATTAGCTCTTCGGACTGGTCATCACAACCAGGATGATGTATTAAACAGTTTACTAGCAGCTGGAGATGCTATTAAAGCCAACTGGCGAGCTAGTCAATGGGAAATTTTTGACACGCTTTTAGATTTGGGCATTTATGAGGAATACTTTGATCAACAACGACTAGGAAAGCAATTATCTCTTAGCTCTAGCGCTTTGTCAAAACGTCTAAAAAGTAGTCATGTTAAAATTTATCTGAGAACACGGCAGAGTGCGCTAAACTGTCTCAAACAAATCAAGGAGGAAACTGATGATTAA
- a CDS encoding DUF3307 domain-containing protein — translation MINGVSHYLAQTPTLTLFLICHVLSDYQLQSQQVADLKEKHLTYLGYHLIGVSIPLICLTLIIPQAWLMSLLVMISHALIDWLKPKMANSLKWKREWIFLLDQCLHIAISSFAGLRLAGVTLPNWLPISILMTVLFILLITKPTNIVFKLFFSKYQPDQGEKMDTIIGAGATIGILERIVIGVCMIMGQFASIGLVFTAKSIARYNKISESPAFAEYYLIGSLFSILSVFIAAWICFF, via the coding sequence ATGATTAATGGTGTCTCTCACTACCTAGCTCAAACCCCTACACTTACCCTGTTTCTCATTTGTCATGTGTTATCAGACTACCAGTTACAAAGTCAGCAAGTAGCTGATTTAAAAGAAAAACATTTGACTTATTTAGGTTACCACTTGATTGGAGTTAGCATTCCCCTAATTTGTTTAACCCTCATTATCCCACAAGCATGGTTGATGAGCCTATTGGTTATGATAAGTCACGCGCTTATTGACTGGCTAAAGCCAAAGATGGCTAACTCTCTAAAATGGAAAAGAGAGTGGATTTTTCTGCTGGATCAATGCTTACATATCGCTATTAGTTCATTTGCTGGGCTAAGGTTAGCAGGGGTGACCTTGCCTAATTGGCTTCCGATATCTATTTTGATGACCGTTTTATTTATCCTACTCATTACCAAACCAACTAATATTGTCTTTAAACTCTTTTTCAGCAAATACCAGCCTGACCAAGGAGAAAAAATGGACACGATCATAGGAGCGGGGGCTACCATAGGAATTCTAGAGAGAATTGTTATTGGGGTGTGTATGATCATGGGGCAATTTGCTTCAATAGGTCTGGTCTTTACCGCTAAATCTATTGCTCGCTATAATAAAATTTCGGAAAGTCCAGCTTTTGCAGAATACTACCTAATTGGTTCTTTATTTAGTATTCTCAGTGTTTTTATCGCAGCATGGATTTGTTTCTTCTAG
- the trmFO gene encoding methylenetetrahydrofolate--tRNA-(uracil(54)-C(5))-methyltransferase (FADH(2)-oxidizing) TrmFO, whose protein sequence is MSQSTATYINVIGAGLAGSEAAYQIAKRGIPVKLYEMRGVKATPQHKTTNFAELVCSNSFRGDSLTNAVGLLKEEMRRLDSIIMRNGEANRVPAGGAMAVDREGYAESVTAELENHPLIEVIRGEITEIPDDAITVIATGPLTSDALAEKIHALNGGDGFYFYDAAAPIIDKSTIDMSKVYLKSRYDKGEAAYLNCPMTKEEFMAFHEALTTAEEAPLNAFEKEKYFEGCMPIEVMAKRGIKTMLYGPMKPVGLEYPDDYTGPRDGEFKTPYAVVQLRQDNAAGSLYNIVGFQTHLKWGEQKRVFQMIPGLENAEFVRYGVMHRNSYMDSPNLLTETFQSRSNPNLFFAGQMTGVEGYVESAASGLVAGINAARLFKREEALIFPQTTAIGSLPHYVTHADSKHFQPMNVNFGIIKELEGPRIRDKKERYEAIASRALADLDTCLASL, encoded by the coding sequence TTGTCTCAATCAACTGCAACTTATATTAATGTTATTGGAGCTGGGCTAGCTGGTTCTGAAGCTGCCTATCAGATTGCTAAGCGCGGTATCCCCGTTAAATTGTATGAAATGCGTGGTGTCAAAGCAACACCGCAACATAAAACCACTAATTTTGCCGAATTGGTCTGTTCCAACTCATTTCGTGGTGATAGCTTAACCAATGCAGTCGGTCTTCTCAAAGAAGAAATGCGGCGATTAGACTCCATTATTATGCGTAATGGTGAAGCTAACCGCGTACCTGCTGGGGGAGCAATGGCTGTTGACCGTGAGGGGTATGCAGAGAGTGTCACTGCAGAGTTGGAAAATCATCCTCTCATTGAGGTCATTCGTGGTGAAATTACAGAAATCCCTGACGATGCTATCACGGTTATCGCGACGGGACCGCTGACTTCGGATGCCCTGGCAGAAAAAATTCACGCGCTAAATGGTGGCGACGGATTCTATTTTTACGATGCAGCAGCGCCTATCATTGATAAATCTACCATTGATATGAGCAAGGTTTACCTTAAATCTCGCTACGATAAAGGCGAAGCTGCTTACCTCAACTGCCCTATGACCAAAGAAGAATTCATGGCTTTCCATGAAGCTCTGACAACCGCAGAAGAAGCCCCGCTGAATGCCTTTGAAAAAGAAAAGTATTTTGAAGGCTGTATGCCGATTGAAGTTATGGCTAAACGTGGCATTAAAACCATGCTTTATGGACCTATGAAACCCGTTGGATTGGAATATCCAGATGACTATACAGGTCCTCGCGATGGAGAATTTAAAACGCCATATGCCGTCGTGCAATTGCGTCAAGATAATGCAGCTGGAAGCCTTTATAATATCGTTGGTTTCCAAACCCATCTCAAATGGGGTGAGCAAAAACGCGTTTTCCAAATGATTCCAGGGCTTGAAAATGCTGAGTTTGTCCGCTACGGCGTCATGCATCGCAATTCCTATATGGATTCACCAAATCTTTTAACCGAAACCTTCCAATCTCGGAGCAATCCAAACCTTTTCTTTGCAGGTCAGATGACTGGAGTTGAAGGTTATGTCGAATCAGCTGCTTCAGGTTTAGTAGCAGGAATCAATGCTGCTCGTTTGTTCAAAAGAGAAGAAGCACTTATTTTTCCTCAGACAACAGCTATTGGGAGTTTGCCTCATTATGTGACTCATGCCGACAGTAAGCATTTCCAACCAATGAACGTCAACTTTGGCATCATCAAAGAGTTAGAAGGCCCACGCATTCGTGACAAAAAAGAACGTTATGAAGCTATTGCTAGTCGTGCTTTGGCAGATTTAGACACCTGCTTAGCGTCGCTTTAA
- a CDS encoding pyruvate carboxylase subunit B has translation MQFGGFSMQQQVAITETVLRDGHQSLMATRLSIEDMLPVLTILDKIGYYSLECWGGATFDACIRFLNEDPWERLRTLKKGLPNTRLQMLLRGQNLLGYRHYADDIVDKFISLSAQNGIDVFRIFDALNDPRNIQQALRAVKKTGKEAQLCIAYTTSPVHTLNYYLSLVKELVEMGADSICIKDMAGILTPKAAKELVSGIKAMTNLPLIVHTHATSGISQMTYLAAVEAGADRIDTALSPFSEGTSQPATESMYLALKEASYDITLDETLLEQAANHLRQARQKYLADGILDPSLLFPDPRTLQYQVPGGMLSNMLSQLKQANAESKLEEVLAEVPRVRKDLGYPPLVTPLSQMVGTQAAMNVILGKPYQMVSKEIKQYLAGDYGKTPAPVNEDLKRSQIGSAPVTTNRPADQLSPEFEVLKAEVADLAQTDEDVLTYALFPSVAKPFLTTKYQTDDVIKVTAFIKA, from the coding sequence ATTCAGTTTGGAGGTTTTAGCATGCAGCAGCAAGTCGCAATAACAGAAACAGTTTTACGGGACGGTCATCAAAGTTTGATGGCAACGCGTTTATCTATTGAAGATATGCTTCCTGTCCTTACCATCTTAGACAAGATTGGTTATTATTCCCTAGAGTGTTGGGGAGGAGCAACCTTTGATGCCTGTATTCGTTTTTTGAACGAAGACCCTTGGGAAAGGCTGCGCACGTTAAAAAAAGGCTTACCTAATACCCGTTTACAAATGTTATTAAGAGGCCAAAACCTTTTAGGCTACCGTCATTATGCAGATGACATCGTTGACAAATTCATTAGTTTATCAGCTCAAAATGGGATTGATGTTTTCCGCATTTTTGATGCCCTAAATGACCCACGAAATATCCAGCAAGCCTTAAGAGCTGTGAAAAAGACGGGTAAAGAGGCTCAACTGTGTATTGCCTATACAACTAGCCCAGTGCACACGCTTAACTATTACCTTTCTTTAGTGAAAGAATTGGTTGAGATGGGAGCTGATTCTATCTGCATCAAAGATATGGCTGGTATTCTAACTCCCAAAGCGGCTAAAGAGTTGGTATCTGGTATCAAAGCCATGACTAACTTACCTCTTATTGTGCATACCCATGCAACTAGTGGCATTTCTCAGATGACCTATCTAGCAGCAGTAGAAGCTGGTGCTGATAGAATTGATACGGCTTTGTCACCTTTTAGCGAAGGCACTTCACAACCTGCTACAGAATCCATGTATTTAGCCTTAAAAGAAGCAAGTTATGATATCACATTAGATGAAACGCTACTGGAACAGGCTGCTAATCACCTTCGACAAGCCCGTCAAAAGTACTTAGCAGATGGCATTCTGGATCCCAGTCTTCTCTTTCCAGACCCAAGGACACTACAATACCAAGTTCCTGGAGGCATGTTGTCTAATATGCTATCTCAGCTGAAACAAGCCAATGCCGAATCAAAATTAGAAGAAGTTTTAGCAGAAGTTCCTCGGGTAAGAAAAGACTTGGGTTATCCTCCCTTAGTAACACCGCTTAGCCAAATGGTCGGGACTCAAGCTGCTATGAATGTGATTTTAGGAAAACCTTACCAGATGGTGTCTAAGGAAATTAAACAATACTTGGCAGGCGACTATGGCAAAACACCAGCACCAGTCAACGAAGACTTAAAACGAAGTCAAATTGGCTCAGCTCCTGTCACCACAAATCGTCCTGCAGATCAACTAAGTCCTGAATTCGAGGTGTTAAAAGCAGAAGTAGCAGATTTAGCCCAAACGGACGAAGATGTGCTGACTTATGCCCTCTTCCCAAGCGTAGCAAAACCGTTTTTAACAACCAAATACCAAACTGATGACGTCATTAAAGTGACTGCCTTTATCAAAGCATAA
- a CDS encoding membrane protein: MTYSFIDILQVTLVSLFLVLTCLTGIMGLMMLSGKLLSQEKKTLSQQASSIPQEQEADKLSGEALETLLAKDELARIAVMTSLAYASQEESGKRFEVIAVERKS, encoded by the coding sequence ATGACCTATTCCTTTATTGATATCTTACAAGTTACCTTAGTATCCTTGTTCTTAGTGTTAACCTGTTTAACAGGGATTATGGGATTAATGATGCTAAGTGGTAAATTATTGTCACAAGAAAAAAAAACTCTCTCTCAACAAGCTTCCAGCATTCCTCAAGAGCAAGAAGCTGACAAGTTGAGTGGAGAAGCTCTCGAAACTCTTTTAGCCAAAGACGAATTGGCTAGAATTGCTGTTATGACTAGTCTTGCTTATGCTAGCCAAGAAGAGTCAGGAAAACGGTTTGAAGTTATTGCCGTGGAAAGGAAATCCTAA
- a CDS encoding biotin/lipoyl-containing protein yields the protein MKRYEVTVNGQVYEVSLRELVDGETVEVSQPAAPATEKEMNANAAGGGIQVKAPMSGTVLSIFATEGKAVKKGEAVLVLEAMKMENEILAPADGLVSKIHVVANQTVESEQVLISF from the coding sequence ATGAAAAGATATGAAGTGACTGTCAATGGACAGGTTTATGAAGTGAGTTTACGTGAACTAGTTGATGGAGAAACTGTTGAAGTTAGCCAGCCAGCAGCACCCGCTACTGAGAAAGAAATGAATGCCAACGCTGCTGGCGGTGGCATTCAGGTAAAGGCTCCAATGTCTGGAACAGTCTTGTCTATCTTTGCTACAGAAGGAAAAGCTGTTAAAAAAGGAGAAGCTGTTCTGGTCTTAGAGGCCATGAAAATGGAGAATGAAATTCTAGCACCTGCAGATGGTCTGGTTTCAAAAATTCATGTTGTGGCTAACCAAACGGTCGAGTCTGAACAAGTTTTGATTTCATTCTAG
- a CDS encoding sodium ion-translocating decarboxylase subunit beta — MLDVLNQMVQSSGLAHLTVNNLIMICLASFFLYLGIKKEYEPYLMVPIAFGILLVNLPMAGLMDHPANGNPGGLLYYLYKGTSLGIYPPLIFLCLGASTDFGPLIANPKTILLGGAAQVGIFLAFFLAIMLGMTPQEAASVGIIGGADGPTAIYVTTKLAPDLLSTIALAAYSYMALVPIIQPPIIKLLTTKAERQVKMTQARTVSQKEKIIFPIMVTIFVSLLVPSATTLVGCLMLGNLVREIKIVPKIVENLQQVVMFCITIILGLTVGAKANGDLFLSATTLKIIALGLIAFAAGTAGGVLMGKVMYYLSGNKVNPMIGAAGVSAVPMAARVVQKIGQEEDPSNFLLMHAMGPNVAGVIGSAIASGALLAFFG; from the coding sequence ATGCTAGACGTACTCAATCAAATGGTCCAATCGTCAGGATTGGCTCATCTAACTGTTAATAATCTTATCATGATTTGCTTGGCCAGTTTCTTTTTATACCTTGGTATCAAAAAGGAATATGAGCCTTACCTTATGGTACCAATCGCCTTTGGGATTTTACTCGTTAATTTGCCTATGGCGGGATTGATGGACCACCCTGCCAATGGTAATCCTGGTGGCCTTCTTTATTACCTATATAAGGGAACTAGCCTAGGGATTTACCCACCTTTAATTTTTCTTTGTTTGGGGGCATCAACTGACTTTGGTCCCTTGATTGCCAATCCTAAAACCATTTTACTAGGAGGCGCAGCACAAGTTGGGATTTTCTTAGCCTTTTTCCTTGCTATTATGTTAGGCATGACACCTCAAGAAGCGGCTTCTGTCGGGATTATTGGTGGTGCCGATGGACCAACAGCTATTTATGTGACGACAAAGTTGGCGCCTGATTTACTCTCTACTATCGCCCTAGCAGCTTATTCTTACATGGCTCTGGTACCTATTATTCAACCTCCCATCATTAAACTCTTGACTACCAAGGCGGAACGCCAAGTGAAAATGACTCAAGCAAGAACTGTTTCACAAAAAGAAAAAATCATTTTCCCGATTATGGTAACAATCTTTGTCAGCCTTTTGGTTCCAAGTGCTACAACCTTGGTTGGCTGTTTGATGCTGGGAAATCTGGTCAGAGAAATTAAAATTGTTCCTAAAATTGTAGAGAATCTCCAACAAGTGGTTATGTTTTGCATTACTATCATTTTAGGGTTAACCGTTGGTGCTAAGGCCAATGGAGATCTCTTTTTATCAGCCACAACCTTGAAAATTATTGCCCTTGGGCTAATCGCCTTTGCTGCTGGGACAGCAGGGGGTGTCTTGATGGGGAAGGTCATGTACTATTTATCTGGTAACAAAGTGAACCCTATGATAGGAGCAGCAGGTGTTTCAGCTGTTCCGATGGCAGCACGAGTGGTCCAAAAGATCGGACAAGAAGAAGATCCAAGTAATTTCTTACTCATGCACGCCATGGGGCCCAATGTAGCTGGCGTTATTGGCTCAGCCATTGCCTCAGGTGCCTTGCTGGCCTTCTTTGGCTAA